In Pseudomonas alcaliphila JAB1, a single window of DNA contains:
- a CDS encoding LysR family transcriptional regulator — MAFHPSIDTELLRSFVAIADTGGFTRAAETVNRTQSAVSMQMKRLEEDVVQRPLFERNGRQVRLTPEGQVLLGYARRILKLHGEVLNTLREPHMVGAVRIGTPDDYVMRFLPEILSRFAQAYPLVQVEVHCEPSGQLLLRQDLDLTIVTRQPGKEIGQLLRQERFAWAVAQGFCPHEQNPMPLAMFNADCFCREWACNALDAMSRPYRIAYTSPSLSAIFAVVRAGLAVTAQLQSLITPDLRILGEAEGLPLLPLTSIVLLRNESSQSPVTECLAEHIVEGFRL; from the coding sequence ATGGCCTTCCACCCCAGTATTGATACCGAATTGCTGCGCAGCTTCGTTGCCATCGCCGACACCGGCGGTTTCACCCGCGCCGCAGAAACGGTCAATCGCACCCAGTCAGCCGTGAGCATGCAGATGAAGCGGCTGGAGGAAGACGTGGTGCAGCGCCCGTTGTTCGAGCGCAACGGCCGCCAGGTGCGGCTGACGCCCGAAGGCCAGGTACTGCTGGGTTATGCGCGGCGCATCCTCAAGCTGCATGGCGAGGTACTCAACACCCTGCGCGAGCCGCATATGGTCGGTGCCGTGCGTATCGGTACGCCGGACGACTACGTGATGCGCTTTCTGCCGGAGATTCTCTCGCGCTTCGCCCAGGCCTATCCGCTGGTGCAGGTGGAGGTGCATTGCGAGCCCTCCGGCCAGCTGTTGCTGCGCCAGGATCTCGACCTGACCATCGTCACCCGCCAGCCCGGCAAGGAGATCGGCCAGCTGCTGCGCCAGGAGCGCTTCGCCTGGGCCGTGGCCCAGGGCTTCTGCCCGCATGAACAGAACCCCATGCCACTGGCCATGTTCAACGCCGACTGTTTCTGCCGCGAATGGGCCTGCAACGCGCTGGATGCGATGAGCCGTCCCTACCGCATCGCCTACACCAGCCCCAGCCTGTCGGCGATCTTCGCCGTGGTGCGCGCGGGCCTCGCGGTCACTGCGCAGCTGCAAAGCCTGATCACCCCAGACTTGCGCATCCTCGGCGAAGCCGAAGGCCTGCCGCTGCTGCCGCTGACCAGCATCGTGCTGCTGCGCAATGAGAGCAGCCAGTCACCCGTCACCGAATGCCTGGCCGAGCATATCGTCGAAGGTTTTCGCCTATAG
- a CDS encoding DUF1127 domain-containing protein, with translation MKGQKGYALAQAIHFERLPSLVGVWRMLRRWRQLARERAQLAQLNDAALKDLGLSRADALQEAERPFWDDPLRK, from the coding sequence ATGAAAGGTCAGAAAGGTTACGCGTTGGCTCAGGCCATCCACTTCGAACGGTTGCCGTCACTGGTCGGCGTATGGCGTATGCTGCGGCGCTGGCGTCAACTGGCACGCGAGCGGGCACAGCTGGCGCAACTGAATGATGCTGCATTGAAGGACCTGGGACTGTCCCGCGCCGATGCGTTGCAGGAGGCCGAACGGCCGTTCTGGGATGACCCGCTGAGAAAGTGA
- a CDS encoding DMT family transporter, with the protein MTAVRKGADFFLFQLMLLLCAIWGSQQVAIKLAADDIAPMLQVALRSGVAAVLVGLLLLWQRGWREWLSTTWLAGILAGVLFALEFFFIALGLRYTTASHMAVFLYTAPIFSALGLHLLLPSERLRRLQWLGIALCFGGVVMAFGVGGNWAEIDRDMLLGDALGLCAGMAWGATTVVVRGSRLSEAPAGLTLFYQLAVAFVLLLAYALVVVDLSQLRWTPVAIASILLQGVVVSFFSYLTWFWLLRRYLASNMAVFSFMTPLFGVTFGVLVLDEPLTLNFIIGAALVLSGITLVSSEAWLRRRLSGWRGLPQQP; encoded by the coding sequence ATGACCGCGGTACGCAAGGGCGCCGATTTTTTCCTGTTCCAACTGATGCTGTTGTTATGCGCCATCTGGGGTAGCCAGCAGGTGGCAATCAAGCTGGCGGCGGACGATATCGCGCCCATGCTCCAGGTAGCGTTGCGCTCGGGTGTTGCCGCGGTGCTGGTCGGCCTGCTGTTGCTGTGGCAGCGCGGCTGGCGCGAGTGGCTCAGTACGACCTGGCTGGCCGGGATCCTGGCCGGTGTCTTGTTCGCGCTGGAGTTCTTCTTTATCGCGCTGGGTCTGCGCTACACCACGGCCTCGCACATGGCGGTGTTTCTGTACACGGCGCCGATCTTCTCGGCGCTGGGTCTGCACCTGCTGCTGCCCAGCGAGCGTCTGCGTCGCCTGCAGTGGCTGGGCATCGCGCTGTGTTTCGGCGGTGTGGTGATGGCTTTCGGTGTGGGCGGTAACTGGGCCGAGATCGATCGCGACATGCTGCTCGGCGATGCGCTGGGGCTGTGCGCCGGTATGGCCTGGGGCGCGACCACGGTCGTGGTGCGGGGCTCGCGCCTGTCCGAAGCACCGGCCGGGTTGACCCTGTTCTATCAGTTGGCAGTGGCCTTCGTGCTGCTGCTGGCCTATGCGCTGGTGGTGGTGGACCTTTCCCAACTGCGTTGGACGCCCGTGGCCATTGCCAGCATCCTGTTGCAGGGCGTGGTGGTGTCGTTCTTCTCCTACCTGACCTGGTTCTGGTTGCTGCGCCGCTACCTGGCCTCGAACATGGCGGTGTTCTCGTTCATGACACCTCTGTTTGGCGTCACCTTCGGCGTGCTGGTGTTGGACGAGCCACTGACCCTGAACTTCATCATCGGCGCGGCGCTGGTGCTGTCGGGTATCACTCTGGTCAGCAGCGAGGCCTGGTTGCGTCGACGTCTGTCCGGCTGGCGTGGCCTGCCGCAGCAACCCTGA